The segment CGCGACATTGGAGTCTTCGAGGGCCTGGCCAAGCGCGTCGGCCTGACGGCGGCGATCTTCACGGTGGCCGCGCTGGCCTCCCTGGGCCTGCCGGGGCTGTCCGGATTCGTGGCCGAGTTCCTCGTCTTCGTGGGGACGTTCCAGACGTACCCTTTGCTGGGCGTTCTGGGCGTCATCGGCGCGGCCATCACCGCGACCTACATTCTGCGTCTTCTTGCAAAGGTGTTCTTCGGGCCGCTGGACCCCCGATGGGAGAAGCTGCGCAACGTGACGAAGCTGGAGACGGCGGCCATGAGCATCCTGGTATTCTTCCTGGTCTATGTGGGCGTCAACCCCGGCCCGTTCCTGCGCGTCATTGACGCGGGCGTGACGCCGCTGCTGGTCCGGATGGGAGGGCTGCTGTGAGCGCAGACTGGGCTCTTCTGACGCCGGAGATCATTCTGGTGGGCGCGGCCCTGGCCGTGTGGAGCCTGGACCTGGTGCTGCCCGACCAGCGGAAGGGACTGCTGTCCTACCTGGCGGCGCTGGCGCTGCTGGCCGTGGCGGTGGCGGCCGCGACCCAGGCCGGCCTGAGCGCGCATCTCTTCGGCGGGCTGCTCCGCATTGACAGCTACTCCGTCCTGTTCCGCGTCCTGTTCCCCGTGATCGGTATCGTCGTGTGCCTGGCGTCCACCGACTACGTGCGGCGGCGCCTGACGCATCCGGGCGAGTACTACGGTATCATCATGACCTCCGTGCTGGCGATGATGGCCATGTCCGCGGCGGGCGAGCTGCTGACGGCCTACATCTCGCTGGAGCTGATGAGCTTCACTTTCTATGTGCTGGCCTCGTACGCCCGCCACGACCTGAAGTCCAACGAGGCGGGCGTCAAGTACGTGCTGCTTGGCGCGCTCTCCTCGGCGGTGCTCCTCTACGGCATCAGCCTCCTGTACGGCGCGACCGGCACGACCACGTTCCCCGGCCTCGCCGACGCCGTGCGGCAGGGCAGCGCGCTGCCGACAGTGTTTGGCCTGGGGCTTGCGCTTGTCCTGGCCGGGTTCGGGTTCAAGGTGGCGGCGGTGCCGTTCCACATGTGGTCGCCGGACGTCTATGAGGGCGCGCCCGCGCCCGTCACGGCGTTCCTGTCGGTGGCCTCCAAGACGGCGGCCTTCGTCCTTCTGCTGCGGCTGGTGACGGTGGGGTTCATGCCCGCGGCGGCCGAATGGCGGCCCCTGCTTGCGGCGCTGGCCGTGGTGAGCATGGTGGTGGGGAACCTGGTAGCCCTGGCGCAGAACAACATCAAGCGGCTGATAGCCTACTCCAGCATAGGGCACGCGGGCTACCTGCTGCTGGGGTTCGCGGCGCTGGCGCCCGGCGCGACGCTGGTGTCCAACGGCATCCTGTTCCACCTGGTGGGCTACGCGGCGAGCAACCTGGCCGCGTTCCTGGTCGTGATCGCGGTGGCGGCCGCGACGGGCAAGGAGGAGCTGGCCGACTACGACGGGCTGGCGGAGCGCGCTCCGCTGATGGCGTTGACGCTGGCCGTGGCCTTCTTCTCGTCGGCGGGTCTGCCCTTCTTCGTCGGGTTCACCACAAAGTTCTATCTGTTCACGGCGGTGGTCCAGTCAGCGCCGGCGCTCATTTGGCTGGTGGGCCTGGCGATGGTGATGAGCCTGGTCTCCCTCTACTACTATCTGGTAGTCATCAAGCGCATGTACATCCACGCAGTTGAGGGACGAGAGCGCGTGGGTGCGCCCGTGGCGCTGTCGGGCCTGCTGGTCCTGCTGGTGGTGGTCATCGTTGCCCTGGGCATCTATCCCGAGCCGCTGCTCAACCTCATTCAGAGCGCCTCCCGCGCGTTGTTCGCATAAGCCCCCGCGACTTTTCCCGGCAACCGCGCCATCCTTCCCATGCCTGACGCGTTATTCTCTCGAAGCCCGCGACCGCCCTTTCCCCTTTGCGCGGCATGGGGTACAATCCTCGCGACACAATGAATTCTTCCTCTTCCACAGGCCCTTCCGGCCTTTCGCGTCTGCCTGCCTTTGCCGCTCTGCAGAGTCGCGGGTTCCGCCTTCTGTGGACGGGCAGCCTGCTTTCGCAAACGGCGCGCTGGTGCGAGGTGGCGGTCCTTGGGTGGCT is part of the Dehalococcoidia bacterium genome and harbors:
- a CDS encoding NADH-quinone oxidoreductase subunit N, with the protein product MSADWALLTPEIILVGAALAVWSLDLVLPDQRKGLLSYLAALALLAVAVAAATQAGLSAHLFGGLLRIDSYSVLFRVLFPVIGIVVCLASTDYVRRRLTHPGEYYGIIMTSVLAMMAMSAAGELLTAYISLELMSFTFYVLASYARHDLKSNEAGVKYVLLGALSSAVLLYGISLLYGATGTTTFPGLADAVRQGSALPTVFGLGLALVLAGFGFKVAAVPFHMWSPDVYEGAPAPVTAFLSVASKTAAFVLLLRLVTVGFMPAAAEWRPLLAALAVVSMVVGNLVALAQNNIKRLIAYSSIGHAGYLLLGFAALAPGATLVSNGILFHLVGYAASNLAAFLVVIAVAAATGKEELADYDGLAERAPLMALTLAVAFFSSAGLPFFVGFTTKFYLFTAVVQSAPALIWLVGLAMVMSLVSLYYYLVVIKRMYIHAVEGRERVGAPVALSGLLVLLVVVIVALGIYPEPLLNLIQSASRALFA